A single Deltaproteobacteria bacterium DNA region contains:
- a CDS encoding MFS transporter translates to MNKYPESPSSPRAPLAMPFYYGWFVVGLSFLANLTAAGIRSAPSVLIHPFEAEFGWSRTEIASAASLNLLLLGLFAPVGGWLIDRFGPRRVILSSLTAIALGLTGVVFLQQLWQLVLLWGVILGIATGITPALGASIAARWFVDRRGLAVGIMTNANAAGQIVFLPLLMSVILSTGWRSALMMIVATASLLIPAIWFWMRDSPADVGLEPYRSGQGSGAPTRSSYTRGVIRPMSMAAMSEVVKTSTFWILAGCFFICGVTANGLIGTHLIPHAIESGIPQVTAAAAVGIMGGASFIGTTFSGYLVDRIDPRKVLAVVYALRGTALLLLTLVTESTGLFLFAVLYGLDWYASGPATTTIIARTFGSERVGSIFGTVFVFHQLGGASAAILGGWVRVHFGDYHYAFLVGGCMGLIAACLALTVDRRNVEKPEIDIEPEFAGA, encoded by the coding sequence ATGAACAAATATCCAGAGTCGCCATCGTCCCCCCGCGCGCCGCTGGCCATGCCATTTTATTACGGCTGGTTCGTCGTCGGATTGAGTTTTCTCGCCAACCTCACCGCGGCCGGCATCCGCTCGGCGCCGTCGGTGTTGATCCATCCATTCGAGGCGGAGTTCGGTTGGAGCCGCACCGAGATCGCCTCGGCGGCGAGCCTCAATCTTTTGTTGCTCGGATTGTTCGCGCCGGTGGGCGGCTGGTTGATCGACCGCTTCGGGCCGCGCCGAGTGATTCTCAGCAGTCTCACAGCCATCGCGCTCGGTCTCACCGGCGTGGTGTTCCTGCAACAACTTTGGCAGCTTGTTTTGCTTTGGGGCGTGATCCTCGGCATTGCCACCGGAATCACTCCCGCGCTTGGCGCGAGCATCGCGGCGCGCTGGTTCGTCGACCGGCGCGGCTTGGCGGTGGGCATCATGACCAATGCCAACGCGGCGGGACAAATTGTTTTCCTACCGCTACTCATGTCGGTGATTCTCTCCACTGGTTGGCGCAGCGCGCTGATGATGATCGTCGCGACCGCGTCGCTATTGATTCCCGCGATCTGGTTCTGGATGCGCGACAGTCCTGCCGATGTTGGACTTGAACCATACCGATCTGGACAGGGAAGCGGCGCGCCAACACGATCCAGTTACACTCGCGGCGTGATTCGACCGATGTCGATGGCGGCGATGTCGGAGGTGGTGAAGACCTCGACGTTCTGGATACTCGCCGGCTGCTTTTTCATCTGCGGCGTGACGGCGAATGGACTGATCGGCACGCATCTGATCCCACACGCAATCGAGAGCGGCATCCCGCAAGTGACCGCGGCGGCGGCGGTGGGCATCATGGGCGGCGCGAGTTTCATCGGCACGACATTTTCCGGATATCTCGTCGACCGTATCGATCCGCGCAAAGTGCTCGCCGTCGTCTACGCCCTACGCGGCACCGCGTTGCTGCTACTCACACTGGTTACCGAATCGACGGGATTATTTCTGTTCGCCGTGCTCTACGGTCTCGACTGGTATGCGTCGGGCCCAGCGACCACGACGATCATCGCCCGCACCTTCGGATCCGAAAGAGTCGGCAGCATCTTCGGCACGGTCTTCGTCTTCCATCAACTCGGCGGCGCCTCCGCCGCCATCCTCGGCGGCTGGGTGCGCGTGCACTTCGGCGACTATCACTACGCTTTTCTCGTCGGCGGTTGCATGGGACTGATCGCCGCGTGCCTCGCGTTGACCGTCGACCGGCGCAACGTGGAAAAACCGGAGATCGACATAGAGCCGGAATTCGCCGGGGCGTGA
- a CDS encoding LLM class flavin-dependent oxidoreductase, producing MKFGIHILPTYMPDVEGPLPDFYRQMYDQIIEVEKLGFNQAWITEHHFGVYGGSLPHPPTFLAALASRTTRIRLGVAVAVLPLHNPIELAEAYAIADVISGGRLDFGIGKSSEPVEYRKFGMNRDEATARFIECAEIIRQAWSDGPVNFHGEFYNYDNVDILPKPVQRPHPRIWVGATRSEETFRWAGKHGYDLMTVPFVHPTTDALRELVKIYRGELADAGHDFVSRDVLGKFHIYVSDSFERGMREAAPFMKNYSDLHTAADPTRKLTERDIGADMARGFIIVGDPERCADTIQRWHQEAGITTFSGTFHFGGMPQELALKNLHLFTDRVMPALAAL from the coding sequence ATGAAATTTGGCATTCACATTCTTCCAACCTACATGCCGGACGTCGAAGGGCCGCTGCCGGACTTTTACCGGCAGATGTACGACCAGATCATCGAAGTTGAAAAGCTCGGCTTCAATCAAGCGTGGATCACCGAACATCATTTCGGCGTCTACGGCGGCAGCTTGCCCCATCCGCCGACGTTCTTGGCCGCGCTAGCAAGCAGAACGACGCGCATTCGTTTGGGCGTCGCCGTCGCGGTGTTGCCGCTGCACAACCCGATCGAACTCGCCGAAGCTTACGCCATAGCCGATGTGATCTCCGGCGGGCGCTTGGATTTCGGTATCGGCAAGAGCAGCGAACCGGTGGAGTATCGCAAGTTCGGCATGAACCGCGACGAAGCGACGGCGCGCTTCATCGAATGCGCCGAGATCATCCGCCAAGCTTGGTCCGATGGACCGGTTAATTTTCACGGCGAATTCTATAATTACGACAACGTCGATATTTTACCGAAGCCGGTGCAGCGGCCCCATCCTCGCATCTGGGTCGGCGCCACCCGCAGCGAAGAAACTTTTCGCTGGGCCGGCAAGCATGGCTACGATTTGATGACCGTGCCCTTCGTCCATCCGACCACCGACGCGCTACGCGAGTTGGTAAAAATCTACCGCGGCGAGTTGGCCGACGCCGGCCATGACTTCGTCAGCCGCGACGTGCTCGGCAAGTTTCACATTTACGTCTCGGATAGTTTCGAACGGGGCATGCGCGAAGCCGCACCGTTCATGAAAAACTACAGCGACCTCCACACCGCCGCCGATCCGACGCGAAAACTCACCGAACGCGACATCGGCGCCGACATGGCGCGCGGCTTCATCATCGTCGGCGATCCCGAACGCTGCGCCGACACAATCCAACGCTGGCACCAAGAAGCCGGGATCACGACCTTCTCCGGCACCTTCCACTTCGGCGGCATGCCGCAAGAGCTGGCGCTCAAAAATCTCCATCTGTTCACTGACCGGGTGATGCCGGCGCTGGCAGCGCTGTAA
- a CDS encoding aldo/keto reductase produces MEYTTLGRTKLKVSIAGLGCGGPSRLGLKDKNKSENDVVAHVRGAIDLGINFFDTAEWYGTEAVVGKAIAGVARDRLVISTKKNIVPEDHGDPAGEIRRSLEQSLKNLGTDYVDVYHVHGAEPKDYRNAVERHLPTMLRLRDEGKIRALGITERFVVDSLHTMLEQALRDNVWDVIMVGFNLLNPCARKNILPLAKANDVGVLVSYALRRALSQPERLKKLCAELIAKGALAADAVNADAPLDFLLNEGGATSIQDGAYRFCRHETGVDSVLTGTGNPAHLKANVESLLRPALPAPVRQRLIEVFGNLNSLTGNY; encoded by the coding sequence ATGGAATACACAACGCTAGGTCGGACAAAGTTGAAAGTCAGCATCGCCGGCTTGGGCTGCGGCGGGCCGAGCCGCTTGGGGCTCAAGGACAAAAACAAAAGCGAAAACGATGTCGTCGCCCATGTGCGTGGCGCCATCGATCTAGGAATTAATTTTTTCGACACGGCGGAGTGGTACGGCACCGAGGCCGTCGTCGGCAAGGCGATTGCCGGCGTGGCGCGCGACCGGCTGGTGATCTCGACCAAGAAAAATATCGTGCCTGAGGATCATGGCGATCCCGCCGGCGAGATTCGCCGTTCGCTCGAACAGAGCTTGAAAAATCTCGGCACCGATTATGTCGATGTCTACCATGTTCATGGCGCCGAGCCGAAGGATTATCGCAACGCCGTGGAGCGCCACCTGCCAACCATGTTGCGTTTGCGAGACGAAGGCAAGATTCGCGCGCTCGGCATCACCGAGCGTTTCGTCGTCGACTCTTTGCACACCATGCTCGAACAGGCGCTGCGCGACAATGTCTGGGACGTGATCATGGTCGGCTTCAACCTGCTCAATCCCTGCGCGCGCAAAAACATCTTGCCGCTGGCCAAGGCGAACGACGTTGGAGTGCTGGTCAGCTACGCGCTGCGCCGCGCCTTGAGTCAGCCGGAGCGTTTGAAAAAACTCTGCGCCGAGCTGATCGCCAAAGGCGCCCTTGCGGCCGATGCCGTGAACGCCGACGCACCGCTGGATTTTTTGCTCAACGAAGGCGGCGCGACTTCGATCCAAGACGGCGCCTATCGCTTTTGCCGTCACGAGACGGGAGTCGACAGCGTGCTCACCGGCACAGGCAATCCAGCCCATCTCAAAGCTAATGTCGAATCGCTGCTGCGGCCCGCCTTGCCCGCACCGGTGCGCCAGCGTTTGATTGAAGTGTTCGGCAATTTGAATTCGCTGACGGGAAATTATTGA
- a CDS encoding ABC transporter substrate-binding protein: protein MNRVARLSLLLICIIATSPVAARVCAAEKSVKLIPIRIAVVSRGTLDLPFWVARERGFFRDEGIDAEIILFKASLTVQATLGGSIDFGTATGTALSAAVNGADVRVVMAMSERPSFDLMGHASIASISQLRGKRIGFGGVGGLPELIIRQILLANQIPVDQVTFLSLGGGDVSYMSLRAGVIDAVMLQIPNTFVAQDEGFRKVASGGDYYRAVQGGLAVTKALLSEKPEVVTKVIRATLRALRLLKNDKRYAVETLIQKNYVELGKERERFAERAYEAAVQGYSLTGIIDEKLQREMIATAAQRVKPPPQIAPERVFDFTMARNAGEGLR, encoded by the coding sequence ATGAATCGCGTCGCGCGCCTGTCGCTGCTATTAATTTGCATCATCGCAACCAGCCCTGTCGCTGCCCGAGTATGCGCCGCGGAGAAATCGGTGAAACTCATTCCTATCCGCATCGCCGTAGTCTCGCGCGGCACCCTCGACTTGCCATTTTGGGTGGCGCGCGAGCGCGGTTTTTTTCGCGACGAAGGCATCGACGCCGAGATCATTCTTTTCAAAGCTAGTCTAACCGTACAGGCGACGCTCGGCGGCAGCATTGATTTCGGCACTGCCACGGGCACCGCGCTCAGCGCCGCGGTCAACGGCGCCGACGTGCGCGTCGTCATGGCGATGAGCGAGCGGCCCTCTTTCGATTTAATGGGCCACGCCAGCATCGCGAGTATCTCCCAACTGCGCGGCAAGCGCATCGGCTTCGGCGGCGTCGGCGGCTTACCTGAGTTAATCATCCGGCAAATCTTGTTGGCGAATCAAATTCCCGTCGACCAGGTTACATTCTTATCGCTGGGTGGTGGCGACGTGTCGTATATGTCGTTGCGCGCTGGCGTCATCGACGCGGTGATGTTGCAGATACCGAATACCTTCGTCGCCCAGGACGAGGGCTTTCGAAAAGTCGCCTCGGGCGGCGACTACTACCGCGCCGTGCAAGGCGGACTCGCCGTGACCAAAGCGCTGCTCAGCGAGAAACCCGAAGTCGTGACCAAAGTCATCCGCGCCACGCTGCGCGCCCTACGCTTGTTAAAAAACGACAAGCGCTATGCCGTCGAAACGCTGATCCAAAAAAACTACGTCGAGCTCGGCAAGGAACGCGAACGATTTGCCGAACGCGCCTACGAAGCGGCCGTGCAAGGCTACTCGCTCACCGGCATCATCGATGAAAAATTGCAGCGCGAGATGATCGCGACCGCAGCCCAGCGCGTCAAACCGCCGCCGCAGATCGCACCGGAGCGGGTTTTCGACTTCACCATGGCGCGCAACGCCGGCGAAGGATTGCGCTAG
- a CDS encoding MFS transporter, which translates to MLEVSTKTTARRVPFAFPFYYGWFIIALSFLAYLAASAVRSAPSVLIHPLEKEFGWGRTAISAAASLNLLTYGFMAPVGGWLLDRYGARRVVIGCLSTIALGVTGTVFVRELWQFILLWGVVLGIATGVTPALSASVASRWFIARRGLALGILTNANATGQVIFLPILMSLILSHGWRPAMMLIVGTALLLLPAIWLWLRDYPGELGLEPYTDATTTAEQRTQARAAPRAFSIATFGDAIKTPTFWLLSGSFFICGMTSNGLVGTHMIPHAIERGIPEVTAATALGIMGVASFIGTTFAGWLCDRMDARKVLSAAYLFRGLSLFVLPYVTDAAGLFVFAVLYGLDWFATGPSTVALIAKHFGQDRVGVIFGLVFVSHQIGSAIAALGAGWLYSHFGEYYYAFLTGAVMGLLAAGMALMIRRDRDAAPVLPVSAEAARA; encoded by the coding sequence ATGTTGGAAGTTTCCACCAAGACAACGGCGCGGCGCGTGCCTTTCGCGTTTCCCTTTTACTACGGCTGGTTCATCATCGCGCTCAGCTTTCTCGCCTACCTGGCGGCGTCGGCGGTGCGCTCGGCGCCGTCCGTGCTGATCCATCCATTGGAGAAAGAATTCGGTTGGGGCCGCACGGCGATCTCCGCGGCGGCGAGTTTGAATCTTCTGACCTATGGTTTCATGGCGCCGGTGGGCGGTTGGTTGCTCGACCGTTACGGTGCTCGGCGGGTCGTGATCGGTTGTCTCTCGACTATCGCACTCGGCGTCACCGGCACGGTATTCGTCCGCGAGCTCTGGCAATTCATTCTCCTCTGGGGCGTCGTGCTCGGCATCGCCACCGGCGTGACGCCGGCGTTGTCGGCGAGCGTGGCCAGCCGTTGGTTCATCGCCCGGCGCGGCTTGGCGTTGGGCATTCTCACCAACGCTAACGCCACTGGCCAAGTTATTTTTCTGCCGATCCTCATGTCACTGATTTTATCCCATGGCTGGCGGCCGGCGATGATGTTGATTGTCGGCACTGCGTTGTTGCTGCTCCCGGCGATATGGCTCTGGCTGCGCGATTATCCTGGCGAACTGGGTCTCGAACCTTACACAGATGCCACGACCACCGCCGAGCAACGCACTCAGGCGCGCGCCGCGCCGCGCGCTTTCTCGATTGCCACTTTCGGCGACGCGATTAAGACGCCGACGTTCTGGTTGTTGAGCGGTAGTTTTTTTATCTGCGGCATGACGTCGAACGGTCTAGTCGGTACGCACATGATCCCGCACGCCATCGAGCGCGGTATCCCGGAGGTGACGGCGGCCACCGCGCTCGGCATCATGGGCGTGGCGAGTTTTATCGGTACGACCTTCGCCGGCTGGCTCTGCGATCGCATGGACGCGCGCAAGGTATTGTCGGCGGCGTATTTGTTTCGCGGCCTATCGCTTTTCGTTCTGCCCTACGTGACCGACGCCGCGGGTCTTTTCGTCTTCGCGGTTTTGTACGGCCTCGACTGGTTCGCCACCGGACCGTCGACCGTCGCGTTGATCGCCAAACATTTTGGCCAAGACCGGGTCGGCGTGATCTTCGGCTTGGTTTTCGTGTCGCACCAAATCGGCAGTGCCATCGCCGCCCTCGGCGCCGGCTGGCTCTACAGCCATTTCGGCGAGTACTATTATGCTTTTTTGACCGGCGCGGTGATGGGTTTACTGGCGGCCGGCATGGCGCTGATGATTCGTCGGGATCGAGATGCCGCGCCCGTCCTTCCGGTGAGCGCCGAAGCGGCGCGCGCGTAG
- a CDS encoding extracellular solute-binding protein produces the protein MNGMHIDTKAGRATLNSYGRFMKSSIAWFGLLIALLNVTTVAAQSAGDILKTYETLGKSDKRARLIDGAKKEGRFVFYGTLGVDAAAPMLEKFRQAHSYLTIGHYRGNGSGLFNKVVTEARGSKFEADVIEISAGPSAELIRAGYIDPYRSTEIETVRPEFRDGKNLWHAYQYLVVALAYNKNRVKESELPKNYQDLLSPRWKGGKMSLDTDDADIFAGLLDSWGEKPGLEYFRRLAKQEPVLRNGHTLQAQLLAAGEVDLHPWSHAQRPLLMADRGAPVAIEFIQPVVSKAQGLLLAKKSPHPHAAALFIDWALSEEGQTFIGIDLVRSPVRAGTKQKYTVLGTPKTKVLTPDFLGRDFERYSKLYREIFGVR, from the coding sequence TTGAACGGCATGCATATCGATACTAAAGCCGGTAGAGCCACACTAAATTCATACGGACGCTTTATGAAATCATCCATCGCATGGTTCGGTTTACTGATCGCGTTACTCAACGTTACTACCGTCGCGGCGCAATCCGCCGGCGATATTTTAAAGACCTACGAGACGCTGGGGAAATCCGACAAGCGCGCGCGGTTGATCGACGGCGCCAAGAAAGAAGGCCGTTTCGTTTTCTACGGTACCTTGGGCGTCGATGCCGCGGCGCCGATGCTGGAAAAGTTTCGCCAAGCGCATTCGTATCTCACCATCGGCCATTACCGCGGCAACGGCTCGGGGCTGTTTAACAAAGTCGTCACCGAAGCGCGCGGCAGCAAGTTCGAAGCCGATGTCATCGAGATTTCCGCCGGGCCGTCGGCCGAGCTGATTCGCGCCGGCTACATCGATCCCTATCGCTCCACGGAGATTGAAACCGTGCGGCCGGAATTTCGCGACGGGAAAAATCTCTGGCATGCGTATCAATACCTGGTCGTTGCCCTTGCCTATAATAAAAATCGCGTCAAAGAATCCGAGCTACCGAAGAACTATCAAGACTTGTTGTCGCCGCGCTGGAAGGGCGGCAAGATGTCCCTCGACACGGATGACGCCGACATCTTCGCTGGGCTGCTCGACAGCTGGGGTGAAAAGCCGGGGCTCGAATATTTTCGCCGCCTGGCGAAGCAAGAACCGGTGCTGCGCAACGGCCACACGCTGCAAGCTCAACTGCTCGCCGCTGGCGAAGTCGATCTCCATCCCTGGTCCCACGCCCAACGTCCGCTCTTGATGGCCGACCGCGGCGCGCCGGTGGCGATCGAATTCATTCAGCCGGTGGTGTCGAAAGCCCAGGGTTTGCTACTAGCGAAAAAATCGCCCCATCCCCACGCCGCGGCATTGTTCATCGACTGGGCGCTGTCCGAGGAAGGGCAAACGTTTATCGGCATCGACCTAGTGCGCAGCCCGGTGCGCGCCGGCACCAAACAAAAATACACAGTGCTGGGAACACCCAAGACCAAAGTCCTCACGCCGGATTTCTTAGGCCGAGATTTCGAGCGGTATAGTAAACTGTATCGCGAGATATTTGGCGTGCGGTGA
- a CDS encoding N-acetyltransferase encodes MLANAFVTNPLHLSAFGAGRTDQGRLFFRIGLRHMFFGQAYVALIDGTVGGYMHFNAAPDCLPLPEEIPLAAATTLRPLGEAIPKVIRWYSRWCHLDPAEPHIHLGPIGVDPQRQRQGIGSALMARYIEHLDQEKTAGYLETDKPENVQFYKTFGFTVKHEEEIIGTPTWTMWRAITK; translated from the coding sequence ATGCTCGCCAACGCCTTCGTCACCAACCCGCTCCACTTATCGGCCTTCGGCGCCGGGCGCACGGATCAAGGCCGTCTGTTTTTTCGCATCGGCCTGCGCCACATGTTTTTCGGCCAAGCCTACGTCGCACTGATCGACGGCACGGTGGGCGGCTACATGCACTTCAACGCCGCGCCCGATTGTCTGCCGCTGCCCGAAGAGATTCCCCTCGCCGCGGCGACCACGCTCAGGCCGCTGGGCGAAGCGATTCCAAAAGTCATCCGCTGGTACAGCCGCTGGTGCCATCTCGATCCCGCCGAACCGCACATCCACCTCGGTCCCATCGGCGTCGATCCGCAACGACAACGCCAAGGCATCGGCAGCGCCTTGATGGCGCGCTACATTGAACATCTCGACCAAGAAAAAACCGCCGGCTATCTTGAGACCGATAAACCCGAGAACGTCCAGTTCTACAAAACATTCGGTTTCACCGTAAAGCACGAGGAAGAAATCATCGGCACCCCGACCTGGACCATGTGGCGGGCGATCACGAAATGA
- a CDS encoding NADP oxidoreductase, with translation MKIGVIGSGNIGGSVGGFWVKAGHQVMFSSRHPEELKPLIDGLGPLARAGTVKDALTFGDVFLIGVPYGAIPQLGKDYAKEFAGKIVVDASNAVLARDGEAGKEAREVGVGITTAKYIAGARIVRAFNTMGVRRLADNAKRPGEPMAIPIASDDQEALKIAAKLVRDAGFEPVVIGSLERSKFFAQGGPLYGQEISAREMQERLKTFK, from the coding sequence ATGAAAATAGGCGTCATCGGTTCCGGCAACATCGGCGGCTCCGTCGGCGGCTTTTGGGTCAAGGCCGGTCATCAGGTGATGTTCTCGTCGCGCCATCCCGAAGAGTTGAAGCCGCTCATCGACGGGCTCGGACCGTTGGCACGCGCCGGCACGGTGAAAGATGCTCTAACCTTCGGCGATGTGTTTTTAATTGGCGTCCCCTACGGCGCGATTCCCCAGCTCGGTAAAGATTACGCCAAAGAATTCGCTGGTAAGATCGTCGTCGACGCTTCCAACGCCGTGTTGGCGCGCGACGGTGAAGCCGGCAAAGAAGCGCGAGAGGTCGGCGTCGGCATCACGACGGCAAAATATATAGCCGGCGCGCGCATAGTGCGCGCCTTCAACACCATGGGCGTGCGCCGCCTCGCCGACAACGCCAAACGACCGGGCGAGCCCATGGCGATTCCCATCGCCAGCGACGATCAAGAGGCATTGAAAATCGCCGCGAAACTAGTGCGCGACGCCGGCTTCGAGCCGGTGGTCATCGGTTCCCTCGAACGCTCGAAGTTTTTCGCCCAAGGCGGACCGTTATACGGCCAAGAAATTTCCGCCCGTGAAATGCAAGAACGGTTGAAGACATTCAAGTGA
- a CDS encoding ABC transporter substrate-binding protein, with product MREEPMKMIMRMFVLCLLFFASASPSSAAVPSNQLLITFGSLSERETVLFVAQDYGIFSKHGLDVRPVHVRNGAVALSALASGEAQFYMGAATGSTLGAIASGMDAVFVTSLIHKLEGTFVVIPAVKTPADLKGKSIGVTSIGGGVWMRSMLAFEYWGLEPQRDKINLRVVGDESLLAQALPNKVIDGAYFNYTFASVLERQGFRVLADLAKLNIPYQNTALLAQRKYLSSAPEMVERLLRAMSDSVNFVLEPKNKALVLKSIAKGLRLTRAEDALGGYERLGNMYQRRIFPNVDGIRSTIRFLGASNDKIRALKAEELVDERFVKKLELEGRF from the coding sequence ATGCGGGAAGAACCCATGAAGATGATCATGCGAATGTTCGTGCTGTGCTTGCTGTTTTTCGCCAGCGCGTCGCCGTCCAGTGCCGCGGTGCCATCGAACCAGCTGCTGATTACCTTCGGCAGCCTGAGCGAGCGCGAGACTGTGTTGTTCGTCGCCCAGGATTACGGAATTTTTTCCAAGCATGGCTTGGACGTTCGCCCGGTGCATGTGCGCAACGGCGCGGTAGCGTTGTCCGCGCTGGCGAGCGGCGAAGCGCAATTTTACATGGGCGCCGCCACCGGCTCCACGCTCGGCGCCATCGCCAGCGGTATGGACGCGGTGTTCGTGACTAGTTTAATTCATAAATTGGAAGGCACCTTCGTCGTCATACCGGCAGTCAAAACGCCGGCGGATTTAAAAGGCAAAAGCATCGGCGTCACCAGCATCGGCGGCGGCGTCTGGATGCGCTCCATGCTCGCCTTCGAATACTGGGGGCTCGAACCCCAGCGCGATAAAATCAATCTGCGCGTGGTCGGCGACGAATCGTTGTTGGCCCAAGCGCTGCCCAACAAAGTCATCGACGGCGCCTATTTCAACTACACGTTCGCGTCGGTGCTCGAACGCCAAGGCTTTCGCGTCCTCGCCGATCTCGCCAAACTCAACATCCCCTATCAGAACACCGCTCTGTTGGCCCAGCGGAAATATTTGAGCAGCGCACCGGAGATGGTCGAGAGATTATTGCGCGCCATGTCGGACTCGGTCAATTTCGTGCTCGAGCCGAAGAACAAGGCGCTGGTGCTGAAGAGCATCGCCAAAGGGCTGCGTCTGACGCGCGCCGAGGATGCGCTCGGCGGCTACGAGCGGCTCGGCAACATGTATCAGAGAAGAATTTTCCCCAACGTCGACGGCATTCGCTCGACCATCCGCTTTCTCGGCGCCAGCAACGACAAGATTCGCGCCTTGAAAGCCGAAGAGTTGGTCGACGAACGGTTTGTCAAGAAACTGGAACTCGAAGGACGCTTTTAG